The window CGAACATCCCGATGGGACGTTTCTCGTCGTTGATCGGCTCCCCGTTGACCAGGATCGAATCCTGGGAGAGGGCGTAGCGGGCTTCTTTCTTCGAGTCGACGTAGCCGAGTACGTCCCGGAGGATGATGACCAGCGGGACACCGGCTTCGCCGTGCGGGCCGGCTCGAGCCTTGACCGTAAACACGTTGGTCTTGCGCTCGATGGGCCAGGATTTCGGTACCGAGAGTCGTTTCTGGTGGTTGGTCATTCGGAATCACCTTCGAGGCGTGCCTCGCGACGCGAATCCGAGAGGTCGAGATCCACGATGCGGACGTTCGACGCGTCGACTGGGCGAGGAACTTCCTCGCCGTCAGCCGTCTCGACGGTCACGTCTTCGACGTGAATGACGGCATCGTCGAGTCGAACGCGCAGCACTTCGCCTTCTTCGCCGGCGAAGTCGCCGCGCATGACCTCGACGCGGTCGCCCGCGTTGACGCGGGTGCGACGCGTGCCGTACTCCTCGCGAAGCTCCTCGGAGAGGGTCGCGTGAACCTGCTTGTGCTTCCGGTGAAGCGGCGCACGTTCCGTCTGTGTTCGTTGTTTGCGTGGTTGCTTGCTCATGGTTCTATACGATCATCGTCGCCGTACTGGCGATTGCGCCGAAGCGTTCTGCGACCTCGCGGGCGATCGGCCCTTTGATCTCAGTGCCTCGGGGCTCTTCGTTCTCGTCGACGATGACGGCGGCGTTGTCCTCGAACTTGAGACGGGTGCCATCGGGCCGGCGGATCGCTTTCCGCTGGCGAACGATGACGGCCTCGAGAACCTGCCGTCGCATCTCGGGCGTCCCTTTCGTGACCGAGACGGTCACTTTGTCACCTAGCCCCGCCTTCGGCTGGCGGTTCTTGGTGCCGTGGTAGCCCGCGACGCTGATGACTTTCAGCTCGCGTGCGCCGGAGTTGTCCGCGCACGTGACGAGCGAGCCCTTCTTCAGGCCCTGCGTGACGTCGGCTTTCATTGCCTCCATCAGGCATCACCGTCGTTCGATTCGGCGCCACCAGTGATGTCTTCGGTCGACAGCTGTGGATCGTGTTCCTCGTCCAGCGTCAGCTCGGCGACATCTGCGGCGGTCGCTTCCTGGGTTATTTCGACGACCACGTGCGATTTCGTCTTCGACAGTGGTCGGGTCTCTGCGATTTTGACCGTATCGCCAACCGAGAGCGGCTCGAGCACGCCCGGCACGTGTGCCGGAATGCGCGAGCGACGTTTCATTTGACGGTCGTATTTCGGAACCGTCACGTCGTACTCTCGTTCGACGACTACGGTCTTGTCCATGTCCGTCGAGACGACCGTACCGACGAGGATCTGCCCTCGTACCGGTAGGTCACCGTAGAACGGACACTTCTCGTAGTCGTACTCCTCCGGGTTTTCGGGTTCCGGAGGGGTTTCAACGTCTAGTCCTATTGCCATGGTGAGTCACCTTTCGTTTCGGTGCGTCGGGCGGGTCGTGAGATGAGTCGCGAGCCATCGACCGTAACGTAGGCTACGTCCTCGCCAGCGCGGTCTGTGGGAGATTCATCGCTGTCGCCCCCAGGTTGTGTCTTGGCCAGTTTGGACGCAGTCCCCAGAGACTTCTCGTCTCCGGCGGCTTCATCGGTGATCGCGAACTCGAATACCGAGCCCGATTTCGGCACGGTGAGCACCCGCGACGTCCCGTTGTCTCGAACTTCTATAGAAAGGGTCTTCGTCGTCTCGAGGACGATCCGACCCTCGATGCCGACCCGGTCGGCGTCGTCGCTATCGACGACCCGTACCGGGAGGCCATTGAGTTCGTGTCGCGGGAGTGTCTCGGGTGTCAGTGCCATCGTGTATCGTTATTCCTCGTCGTCGAGGTCGCCTTCTTCTCGCTGGATCGTCTTGACCCGCGCGATCGTCCGCTTGATCTCGCCGATTTCGCCCGGATTCTCCGGGGCACCACCGGCGGCGAGGACGGCGTTGGCGTTCAACAGCTCCGTCTCGAGATCCTCGAGTTCGGCCTGCCGTTCGGCGGGCGTCATGTCGCGGATTTCGTCGACGTGCAAGATTGCCATTAGTCGTCACCTCCCTCGTCATCCTCATCGCCTTCGGCTTCGGCTTCCTCGTCGTCTTCCATTTCGGCGACGAGTTCCTCGGCTTCGGCTTCGATCTCTTCGTCGAGTTCCTCGAGGGATTCCTCGACGTCATCGGCGTCCTCGTCACCGCCAACGGCGGCTTCGGATTCGCCCGCGTCGGTTTCGTCCTCGTCGACGACTTCCTCTTCGATGACCTCTTCGACGACGTCTTCGTCGATCTCGACGGTCTCTTCGGGCTCGTCGACGGGTTCGTCCTCGACGTCAGCCTCGAGGTCGTCCTCGGGCTCTCCCTCGAGCAGTTCCTCGACGCCCTCGGCCGCGTTGGCCTCGACGGCATCGGGAACGACCTCTTCGGGATCCATGTCCTCGTGGATTCGGAAGTCGTCGGGCAGCTCGGCTCCTGGCGGGATGATCTTCACGTTGACACCGATGGTGCCGAGTTTCATCACCGCGACGCCCTGGCCGTGGTCGACGACCTCTTCGGCGGGCTCGCCGTTGTGCTTGATGTAGCCACGGTTGAACTTCTCGACGCGCGAACGCGCCCCCGTGACTTTCCCGGCGAGAACGATCTCTGCGCCGAGTGCGCCGGCGTCCATGATCCGGTCGATCGTGGTGTGACCGGCTTTCCGGAAGTACCAGCCACGCTCGAGCGCGTTGGCCAGGCGGTCAGCGACGATCCGAGCGTTCAGGTCGGGTTCGTCGACCTCCTGCACGTCGATCTGGGGATCGTCGAGGTTGAACTTCTCCTCGAGTGCCGACGTGACCTTCCGGATGTTCTCACCGCCTTTGCCGATGACCATCCCCGGCTTCTCCGCTTTGAGGACGATCTGGGTACCCATCGGCGTCTTGGCGACGTCCATACCACCGTAGCCTGCGCGGCCGAGTTCTTCGGCGAAGAACTCGTCGATCTGTGAGCGCTGCAGGCCGTTCTCGATGAATTCGTGTTCGTCTGCCATTAGTCGTCACCCTCCTCGTCCTCGACGCCGTCTTCGGTCTGTGCGACGACGATTTCGACGTCGACCTGTGGGGTGTTCCAGGCGGACGCTCGCCCCATCGCACGCGGTTTGCGTCCGATGGACTCACCGACTTTGTGGGCGGCACAGTGGGCGATTTCCATCGACCCACCGTCGAAGCCCTGGTGGTCGGCGTTGGCCGACACGTTCTCGAGCAACTCGAGGAACGCGTTGCTGGCCTTCTCGGGGTAGCGTCCCGCGTCCCAGCCGTCGATGTCCGATCGGTGACCGACGCCGGAGTTGTGCGAGCGGAACGGAACCGATCGCTCGCCCTCGATGACTGCCTCGAGGTACTCGGCTGCGTCGT of the Natronosalvus vescus genome contains:
- the rpmC gene encoding 50S ribosomal protein L29 — protein: MAILHVDEIRDMTPAERQAELEDLETELLNANAVLAAGGAPENPGEIGEIKRTIARVKTIQREEGDLDDEE
- the rplX gene encoding 50S ribosomal protein L24; translated protein: MSKQPRKQRTQTERAPLHRKHKQVHATLSEELREEYGTRRTRVNAGDRVEVMRGDFAGEEGEVLRVRLDDAVIHVEDVTVETADGEEVPRPVDASNVRIVDLDLSDSRREARLEGDSE
- a CDS encoding 50S ribosomal protein L14, with translation MEAMKADVTQGLKKGSLVTCADNSGARELKVISVAGYHGTKNRQPKAGLGDKVTVSVTKGTPEMRRQVLEAVIVRQRKAIRRPDGTRLKFEDNAAVIVDENEEPRGTEIKGPIAREVAERFGAIASTATMIV
- a CDS encoding 50S ribosomal protein L22; the encoded protein is MGINYSVDADPDTTAKAMLRERHMSHKHSKEIAREIKGRTVDDAAEYLEAVIEGERSVPFRSHNSGVGHRSDIDGWDAGRYPEKASNAFLELLENVSANADHQGFDGGSMEIAHCAAHKVGESIGRKPRAMGRASAWNTPQVDVEIVVAQTEDGVEDEEGDD
- a CDS encoding 30S ribosomal protein S3, with translation MADEHEFIENGLQRSQIDEFFAEELGRAGYGGMDVAKTPMGTQIVLKAEKPGMVIGKGGENIRKVTSALEEKFNLDDPQIDVQEVDEPDLNARIVADRLANALERGWYFRKAGHTTIDRIMDAGALGAEIVLAGKVTGARSRVEKFNRGYIKHNGEPAEEVVDHGQGVAVMKLGTIGVNVKIIPPGAELPDDFRIHEDMDPEEVVPDAVEANAAEGVEELLEGEPEDDLEADVEDEPVDEPEETVEIDEDVVEEVIEEEVVDEDETDAGESEAAVGGDEDADDVEESLEELDEEIEAEAEELVAEMEDDEEAEAEGDEDDEGGDD
- a CDS encoding 30S ribosomal protein S17 encodes the protein MAIGLDVETPPEPENPEEYDYEKCPFYGDLPVRGQILVGTVVSTDMDKTVVVEREYDVTVPKYDRQMKRRSRIPAHVPGVLEPLSVGDTVKIAETRPLSKTKSHVVVEITQEATAADVAELTLDEEHDPQLSTEDITGGAESNDGDA
- a CDS encoding ribonuclease P protein component 1; amino-acid sequence: MALTPETLPRHELNGLPVRVVDSDDADRVGIEGRIVLETTKTLSIEVRDNGTSRVLTVPKSGSVFEFAITDEAAGDEKSLGTASKLAKTQPGGDSDESPTDRAGEDVAYVTVDGSRLISRPARRTETKGDSPWQ